Proteins found in one Brevibacillus brevis genomic segment:
- a CDS encoding efflux RND transporter periplasmic adaptor subunit, with protein MKNTNKWISLTVVVLLLVGCEKLNEDVSSLKRTKEETVIKVKTVSAYTVENGKGERLMEVAGVVAPRQELALSFGASGKISGILVEKGATVRAGQTLATLDGTALQQGIHAAQGQVASAAIKREKAAKGPESHEVQTKKLQVEKAREQMQKARDELTKAEILYANGAISKDEKDKLTSALRQAELSLEEEQVAYNNLLKGADPLDIEEANASVQQANVQLSRAKQEAADAVIKAPFTGVVAAISKTASEQAGPGTEVIRMVDTSSWLVKLQVEREQVAHWQAGKVVKVKASDGSEAEGKVTFVSPVMDTGLGSYPVEVTVDGKNVAWKGGMTVTCQYPLPASNVALVPVSSIGVSDEEYYVMKINEHSVEKTFVKVGALQGTFYEVVEGLAPGDQIVAAGLSYVVDGEAVKVADE; from the coding sequence ATGAAAAATACGAATAAATGGATAAGTCTCACGGTTGTGGTCCTGCTGCTCGTAGGGTGCGAAAAGCTAAATGAGGATGTCTCAAGTCTGAAGCGGACGAAAGAAGAAACGGTCATCAAGGTGAAAACGGTAAGTGCGTATACGGTGGAGAATGGCAAGGGTGAGCGTCTGATGGAAGTAGCGGGTGTGGTGGCACCGCGTCAGGAGCTGGCATTATCATTTGGCGCCTCAGGCAAAATTTCAGGCATTCTCGTGGAAAAAGGAGCCACTGTCAGGGCAGGGCAGACGTTGGCGACATTAGATGGTACGGCCTTGCAGCAAGGAATTCACGCAGCCCAGGGACAGGTAGCAAGTGCTGCGATCAAGCGGGAAAAGGCTGCCAAGGGACCGGAGAGCCATGAGGTGCAGACCAAGAAGCTGCAGGTAGAAAAAGCGAGAGAACAGATGCAAAAGGCTCGCGACGAGCTCACCAAAGCGGAGATTCTGTATGCGAATGGAGCCATCTCGAAGGATGAAAAAGACAAGTTGACGTCGGCGCTGCGACAGGCCGAGCTGAGTCTGGAAGAAGAACAAGTGGCGTACAACAATCTGCTGAAGGGCGCCGATCCACTGGATATCGAAGAAGCGAATGCAAGTGTCCAGCAAGCCAATGTTCAATTGAGCCGCGCGAAGCAGGAAGCGGCTGACGCAGTGATCAAAGCTCCGTTTACAGGCGTGGTTGCAGCGATCTCCAAGACAGCGTCGGAGCAAGCTGGACCTGGGACCGAAGTCATTCGAATGGTCGATACGAGCTCCTGGCTTGTCAAGCTACAGGTAGAAAGGGAGCAAGTCGCCCATTGGCAGGCAGGTAAAGTGGTAAAGGTGAAAGCTTCGGACGGCAGTGAAGCAGAAGGAAAAGTGACATTTGTCTCACCTGTTATGGATACCGGCTTGGGGTCTTATCCAGTCGAGGTGACCGTAGACGGCAAGAATGTAGCGTGGAAGGGTGGCATGACTGTCACTTGTCAGTATCCGCTGCCAGCGTCAAATGTTGCGCTCGTTCCTGTTAGCAGCATCGGTGTCTCTGATGAAGAATATTACGTCATGAAAATCAATGAACACTCAGTGGAAAAGACGTTTGTCAAAGTGGGGGCCTTGCAAGGAACCTTCTACGAGGTAGTGGAAGGTCTCGCACCTGGTGACCAGATTGTTGCTGCAGGCTTGTCGTATGTAGTGGATGGTGAGGCGGTGAAGGTGGCGGATGAATAA